The Candidozyma auris chromosome 1, complete sequence genome includes a region encoding these proteins:
- a CDS encoding Zn(II)2Cys6 transcription factor — protein MTAPRRQRSEYSKNGCKECKRRKIKCDEFINPPPEAIRKINKQGRVACWQCTRLHKECEYPMKGEKVPRVSRKALMEQKRREAEAASGSASAAGTSLHNGGVSLDGTLNNGALSNNGLSNSGGATNGYHGAGYGLNTPSNGINGISGYGFGVGLGSSLTSGLGLGYFQGPMSYSVSNLSNGLNPYAGPNFPVSAASSISNPLVGGVGPPALPRPQAAPLAGNLSTPTSSSHFSSASTSQFPPAGLSEPSSATASSTAEPPEDENVKLDPISFYDQSDLTLLAADLNNLVSDMIYDVNFDVKGLTDSESQQPTPPTPNSEDFESNYYDHIPRNLSLGYIGVKRASEKTYLHEFYREFANIILPFNAYDAHTRQFFNPARDILLKCAHREPFLLAAILAQGARSVFTKSANPDDEQAYYSYLSRCLKLLGPALGDAGEKNGLALVANIEAVLLTVLLLTSSNAVNARQNWRPHLRGAKDLLLKHNKNRPLTKKSKVLIFCKYWFVSFEILAGLGSKNGGTVHVDEELDLLLNYADPYEVQVLTELGLILPNGFNLIGGYHNDCVPHLRDLIKLLNKSRAAKAQASENGKATQL, from the coding sequence ATGACAGCTCCTAGAAGGCAGCGCTCCGAGTACCTGAAAAACGGGTGCAAAGAgtgcaaaagaagaaaaatcaagTGTGACGAGTTCATCAACCCGCCCCCCGAGGCCATCcgcaaaatcaacaaacaAGGCAGAGTAGCCTGCTGGCAATGCACCAGGCTCCACAAGGAGTGTGAGTATCCAATGAAAGGAGAGAAGGTGCCGAGGGTCAGCAGGAAGGCGCTCATGGAGCAGAAGAGGCGGGAGGCCGAGGCCGCCAGCGGCAGTGCCAGTGCTGCCGGCACGTCTCTTCATAACGGTGGTGTTTCTCTCGACGGCACCCTCAATAACGGCGCTCTTTCCAATAACGGCCTCTCCAACAGCGGCGGCGCCACCAATGGCTATCATGGTGCTGGTTACGGCCTCAACACACCTTCCAACGGCATTAATGGCATTCTGGGCTACGGATTTGGCGTTGGCCTCGGCCTGAGCCTCACCCTGGGCCTCGGCTTGGGCTACTTCCAGGGCCCCATGTCGTACTCGGTGCTGAACTTGCTGAACGGGCTCAATCCCTATGCGGGGCCCAACTTCCCCGTTTCGGCGGCGTCGTCGATTTCCAACCCGCTCGTTGGCGGCGTGGGGCCTCCAGCGCTTCCCAGGCCCCAGGCGGCGCCCTTGGCGGGAAATCTTTCCACACCCACCTCGTCGTCGCATTTTTCGTCGGCCTCAACTTCCCAGTTCCCGCCAGCGGGTCTCCTGGAACCGTCGCTGGCCACCGCCTCGTCCACGGCAGAGCCTCCCGAGGACGAAAACGTCAAGTTGGACCCGATCTCGTTCTATGACCAGCTGGACTTGACGCTTCTTGCCGCTGacctcaacaacttggtgcTGGACATGATCTACGACGTCAATTTCGATGTCAAGGGCCTCACCGACTCCGAGTCGCAGCAGCCCACGCCGCCAACGCCCAACTCAGAGGACTTTGAGTCCAACTACTACGACCACATCCCTCGCAACCTCAGTTTGGGCTACATTGGCGTCAAGAGGGCCTCGGAAAAGACGTATTTGCATGAGTTTTACCGCGAGTTCGCCAACATCATTCTTCCCTTCAATGCATACGACGCCCACACGAGGCAGTTTTTCAATCCCGCCAGGGATATCTTGCTCAAATGTGCCCACCGCGAACCTTTTCTTCTAGCGGCCATTTTGGCCCAGGGTGCCCGCTCGGTGTTCACAAAGTCGGCAAACCCAGACGACGAGCAAGCCTACTACTCGTATCTTCTGCGGTGTCTTAAATTGCTTGGGCCTGCGCTTGGTGACGCTGGCGAGAAAAACGGGTTGGCGCTTGTGGCGAACATCGAAGCCGTGCTTCTTACAGTGTTGTTGCTTACTTCTTCAAACGCTGTGAATGCTAGACAAAATTGGAGACCTCACCTCCGTGGCGCTAAGGACTTGTTGCTCAAGCATAATAAAAACCGCCCGCTTACAAAAAAATCCAAGGTATTAATCTTCTGCAAGTACTGGTTTGTCTCGTTCGAAATCTTGGCAGGGTTGGGCTCTAAAAATGGAGGGACGGTGcatgttgatgaggagctAGATTTATTGCTTAATTACGCCGATCCCTACGAGGTTCAGGTTCTCACTGAACTTGGGCTTATCCTACCAAATGGTTTCAACCTCATTGGCGGCTACCACAACGACTGCGTCCCTCACTTAAGAGACCTTATTAAACTTTTGAATAAATCTCGTGCAGCAAAGGCTCAGGCTAGTGAAAATGGGAAGGCTACTCAATTGTAG
- the DAK2 gene encoding dihydroxyacetone kinase, with amino-acid sequence MVKHWNYPKDDDLVVTALRGLAASNPALTLIPSEKVVYNGKAAFKVAIISGGGSGHEPLHAGFVGDNLLDAAVAGTIFASPSTKQIMAAVKATAEKEKGVIAVVKNYTGDVLHFGLVAERAKRDGYKVELVAVSDDVAVGRTQNEMVGRRGIAGTAVVHKTLGAASASKNATIEELAELGRSVNAALVTMGASLDRTTVPGREGGDEGETTGADTAELGLGIHNEPGEKLHPIPEATELVDLMYKRLLDKNDKERHYLDFDDNDDYVMLINNIGGTSSLELYALAHYAVSRVPLKKKPSRVYISDFVTSLSSPGFSITLFNLDKAGTNKYSKKDILGFLDAPTNAPGWKPKIYSDKEWQQPAEEVKESPVAYAEFPKSDVKIDGQQFAKNLQNAMKLLISKEPEITKYDTQVGDGDCGETLKAGAEAILAAIDSDKQFEDNLSDVVATVSAITEIVEDKMGGTSGGIYAIYLTSFAKNLKEEKAVNTQSVASAMSKALYDGLFKYTKARKGGRTLVDTLQPFVDTLVETGDVAKSIDAARKSCEKTAKLQAKFGRASYVNEEEFAGGVPDPGAVGLLAILEGFTGAN; translated from the coding sequence ATGGTTAAGCACTGGAACTATCCCAAGGACGACGATCTCGTGGTGACTGCTCTTCGTGGGCTAGCAGCGTCGAACCCTGCGTTGACTTTGATTCCCTCCGAGAAGGTGGTGTACAATGGTAAAGCGGCCTTCAAAGTTGCCATCATCAGTGGTGGAGGACTGGGCCACGAGCCTCTCCATGCTGGTTTTGTAGGTGACAATTTGCTCGATGCAGCGGTGGCGGGCACGATTTTTGCATCTCCTTCGACCAAGCAGATCATGGCTGCAGTAAAGGCTACTgctgagaaggagaagggAGTCATTGCCGTGGTGAAAAACTACACGGGTGATGTGTTGCACTTTGGCTTGGTTGCGGAAAGAGCCAAAAGAGACGGCTACAAGGTGGAGTTGGTGGCCGTTTCGGACGATGTGGCCGTGGGCAGAACGCAGAACGAAATGGtgggaagaagaggcaTTGCAGGCACTGCCGTGGTCCACAAGACGTTGGGAGCTGCTAGTGCGCTGAAGAATGCCACCATAGAAGAATTGGCTGAGTTGGGCCGCTCGGTGAACGCTGCCTTGGTCACAATGGGTGCTTCTTTGGACAGAACCACTGTTCCTGGCAGAGAAGGCGGCGACGAAGGTGAGACTACGGGCGCTGACACTGCAGAATTGGGCCTTGGTATTCACAACGAGCCGGGCGAAAAATTACACCCAATTCCTGAAGCGACCGAGTTGGTGGATCTCATGTACAAGAGGTTGTTGGACAAGAACGACAAGGAGAGACACTACCTCGACTTTGATGACAACGACGACTACGTAATGttgatcaacaacatcGGCGGTACTTCGTCTTTGGAGCTTTATGCTCTAGCTCACTACGCTGTGTCGAGAGtgccattgaagaaaaagcctTCGAGAGTCTATATCTCTGACTTTGTCACTTCTTTGAGCAGCCCAGGGTTTTCCATCACCTTGTTTAACTTGGACAAGGCGGGCACAAACAAATACTCGAAGAAGGACATTCTTGGGTTCTTGGATGCTCCCACTAACGCTCCAGGCTGGAAGCCTAAGATTTACAGCGACAAGGAGTGGCAACAGCCGGCAGAAGAGGTGAAGGAGTCTCCTGTGGCATATGCAGAATTTCCCAAATCCGATGTGAAAATTGATGGCCAACAGTTCGCCAAAAACCTCCAGAATGcaatgaagttgttgattcTGAAGGAACCTGAGATCACAAAGTACGACACTCAGGTGGGCGATGGAGACTGTGGAGAGACGCTCAAAGCAGGCGCAGAGGCTATTTTGGCGGCTATCGACTCCGACAAACAGTTCGAAGACAATCTTTCTGATGTCGTGGCTACAGTTAGTGCAATCACTGAGATTGTGGAGGACAAGATGGGAGGCACCTCTGGAGGAATCTACGCCATCTACTTGACGAGTTTTGCTaagaatttgaaagaagaaaaagcagtGAACACCCAGCTGGTTGCGCTGGCCATGTCCAAGGCTCTCTACGATGGCTTATTCAAGTATACTAAAGCACGTAAAGGCGGACGCACTTTGGTGGAcactttgcagccatttgtgGACACTTTAGTGGAGACTGGCGACGTGGCAAAACTGATTGACGCTGCTCGCAAGTCGTGTGAAAAAACCGCCAAGTTGCAGGCAAAGTTTGGCAGAGCCTCGTATGTGaacgaagaggagtttGCCGGAGGTGTTCCTGACCCTGGCGCTGTTGGTCTTTTAGCTATTTTGGAAGGCTTCACAGGCGCCAATTGA